One genomic region from Actinomycetota bacterium encodes:
- a CDS encoding RNA methyltransferase → MTTGPRGAPNLLGPRHKRTQRLRRLLTQPSYRQSERAFVVEGPKLVAEALAAGAAVEGLYAAPAGFADPVVGRAHAAGVRVFGLAPGVIERVAATATPQALLAVVGMAEAVLADLFDANLLVVCVDVRDPGNLGTILRTAEAAGVGGVVCCEGTVDVYNPKCVRASAGSLFHVRLVARGGPVGVVLDQLGAWGMRRLGTAANRGAPYHQVSFGHPSALVMGNEAVGLPAGLEGHVDQWVTVPIAGRAESLNVAMAAAVVCFEAARQRGT, encoded by the coding sequence ATGACGACTGGGCCACGGGGTGCCCCCAACCTCCTGGGGCCACGCCACAAGCGCACGCAGAGGCTCCGGCGCCTGCTGACCCAGCCCTCCTACCGCCAGAGCGAGCGGGCGTTCGTGGTCGAGGGGCCCAAGCTGGTGGCCGAGGCCCTGGCCGCCGGTGCCGCCGTCGAGGGCCTGTACGCCGCCCCTGCGGGGTTCGCCGACCCGGTCGTCGGGCGGGCGCACGCCGCGGGCGTGCGAGTGTTCGGCCTGGCACCGGGGGTGATCGAGCGGGTGGCGGCCACGGCCACCCCCCAAGCCCTGCTGGCGGTGGTGGGCATGGCCGAGGCGGTCCTGGCCGACCTGTTCGACGCGAACTTGCTGGTGGTGTGCGTCGACGTGCGCGACCCGGGCAACCTCGGCACCATCCTACGAACGGCCGAGGCGGCCGGGGTGGGCGGGGTAGTCTGCTGCGAGGGGACGGTCGACGTCTACAACCCCAAGTGCGTACGGGCGTCGGCGGGGTCGTTGTTCCACGTTCGGCTGGTGGCCAGAGGAGGGCCAGTGGGGGTGGTTTTGGACCAGTTGGGCGCGTGGGGCATGCGCCGGCTCGGCACGGCCGCCAACCGGGGGGCCCCTTACCACCAGGTCTCGTTCGGGCACCCGTCGGCCCTCGTGATGGGCAACGAGGCCGTGGGCCTGCCGGCCGGCCTCGAGGGCCATGTCGACCAGTGGGTGACCGTCCCGATCGCGGGCCGGGCGGAGTCGCTCAACGTGGCCATGGCGGCGGCTGTGGTCTGTTTCGAAGCAGCCCGCCAACGCGGTACGTGA
- a CDS encoding hemerythrin domain-containing protein, producing MDALLLLTADHNRVRGLFKKFEDAHEADDQDEMTAVAAKIIEELEVHAEIEEEIFYPSIREASEELAETVAEGVEEHHVAKTLIEEIKALAPGDEAWEAKITVLIESVEHHAEEEESEMFPEVRKVLDAAALDEMGQALEALKARLGAPTVADKEAFTTEELRDLAREQEVPGRSSMSREELLATVAPS from the coding sequence ATGGACGCACTGCTCTTGCTCACCGCCGACCACAACCGCGTGCGGGGGCTGTTCAAGAAGTTCGAGGACGCTCACGAAGCCGACGACCAGGACGAGATGACGGCGGTGGCGGCCAAGATCATCGAGGAGCTCGAGGTCCACGCGGAGATCGAGGAAGAGATCTTCTACCCGTCGATCCGCGAGGCCAGCGAGGAACTGGCCGAGACGGTGGCGGAAGGGGTCGAGGAGCACCACGTGGCCAAGACGCTCATCGAGGAGATCAAGGCCCTGGCCCCGGGCGACGAGGCCTGGGAGGCCAAGATCACCGTTCTGATCGAGAGCGTGGAGCACCACGCCGAGGAGGAGGAGTCCGAGATGTTCCCCGAGGTGCGCAAGGTGCTTGACGCCGCCGCCCTCGACGAGATGGGCCAGGCCCTGGAGGCCCTAAAGGCCCGCCTGGGCGCCCCCACCGTGGCCGACAAGGAGGCCTTCACCACCGAAGAGCTCCGCGACCTGGCCCGCGAGCAGGAGGTCCCCGGCCGGTCCTCGATGTCGCGCGAGGAGCTCCTGGCCACCGTCGCCCCCTCCTGA
- a CDS encoding ATP-binding protein → MIDLELLPDAVLQLDAHRRVVAANSAASRLTGYAVAEMEGRTIDELFDLARLDGVPAGGWHRSTRLRSVARVPEQRVRLRTAQGRVVTALVTGRYDREADGSLAGAVLVLRSAARRRSPAEGIEVISTVSHELRAPLTAVKGYTSLLLNRWDRLADDQKRMMLEQVHHDADRVTRLVNELLDISRLESGRLALRRQLVDIPHLVEAVTEKVRMTEPELEVEVSFPPDFPRAYADPDKVEQVLTNLVENAAKYASPKGMTVAGTAGNGAIEVLVTDRGSGIPPSDLPRVFTKFFRRAETKPTGSGLGLWISRGLVEAHGGRLVAESEMGRGSTFRFTLPTDLPPELAP, encoded by the coding sequence GTGATCGACCTCGAACTGCTCCCCGACGCGGTCCTCCAGCTCGACGCCCACCGCCGGGTGGTGGCCGCCAACTCGGCCGCGAGCCGCCTCACGGGTTATGCCGTCGCGGAGATGGAGGGCCGCACGATCGACGAGCTGTTCGACCTGGCCCGCCTCGACGGGGTACCGGCCGGTGGCTGGCACCGCTCCACCCGGCTGCGCTCGGTGGCCAGGGTGCCCGAACAGCGCGTCCGCCTGCGTACGGCCCAGGGCCGGGTCGTGACCGCCCTCGTCACCGGGCGCTACGACCGGGAGGCCGATGGGTCACTGGCGGGGGCCGTCCTCGTGCTGCGCAGCGCCGCCCGCCGACGGTCCCCGGCCGAGGGGATCGAGGTCATCTCCACGGTCAGCCACGAGCTGCGGGCCCCGCTCACGGCCGTCAAGGGCTACACCAGCCTGCTGCTGAACCGGTGGGACCGCCTGGCCGACGACCAGAAGCGCATGATGCTCGAGCAGGTCCACCACGACGCCGACCGGGTGACCAGGCTCGTCAACGAGCTGCTCGACATCAGCCGGCTGGAGAGCGGTCGGCTGGCCCTGCGCCGCCAGCTCGTGGACATCCCCCACCTGGTCGAGGCCGTCACCGAGAAGGTCCGCATGACCGAGCCCGAGCTCGAGGTCGAGGTCAGCTTCCCCCCCGACTTCCCGCGCGCCTACGCCGACCCTGACAAGGTTGAGCAGGTGTTGACCAACCTGGTGGAGAACGCGGCCAAGTACGCCAGCCCCAAGGGCATGACGGTCGCCGGGACGGCCGGCAACGGTGCCATCGAGGTACTGGTCACCGACCGGGGGAGCGGCATCCCCCCCTCCGACCTGCCCAGGGTCTTCACGAAGTTCTTCCGGCGGGCCGAGACCAAGCCGACCGGTTCGGGGCTCGGTCTGTGGATCAGCCGGGGCCTGGTGGAGGCCCACGGTGGCCGGCTGGTGGCCGAGTCCGAGATGGGGAGGGGCTCGACGTTCCGCTTCACGCTCCCCACCGACCTACCCCCGGAGCTGGCACCGTGA
- the argJ gene encoding bifunctional glutamate N-acetyltransferase/amino-acid acetyltransferase ArgJ: MSVTRPKGFSASGVHCGIKPGDALDLALVATADGQPVPAAAVFTSNRASAAPVLVSRAHLEATGGMAAAVVLNSGNANAATGQAGRQAAERTCALVAEGLGCEPAEVLVCSTGLIGIPLPEEPLFAGIGPLVEARKGSEAAGALAAQAIMTTDTRVKETTVGTGLLTVGGMAKGAAMLAPNLATMLAVLTTDAEATPQELAEALRVAVAGTFNALVVDGCTSTNDTVIVLASGKGGRPPAGALADALTLACADLAEQMADDAEGATKVATIKVTGARSSDDARRAARKVAESQLVQCSLHGGDPYWGRIVSELGSSGADFDPDLVRVSYGGVVVARDGVAVDHDTARVRDHMDGRMVEVAADLGLGEGEATFLATALSPAYIDENMRTS, from the coding sequence GTGAGCGTCACCCGTCCCAAGGGTTTCTCGGCGTCCGGCGTCCACTGCGGCATCAAGCCGGGGGACGCCCTCGACCTGGCCCTGGTGGCCACGGCCGACGGCCAGCCGGTGCCGGCCGCGGCCGTCTTCACCTCCAACCGGGCTTCAGCCGCCCCGGTCCTGGTGTCGCGCGCCCACCTGGAAGCGACCGGGGGCATGGCCGCGGCCGTGGTCCTGAACAGCGGCAACGCCAACGCGGCCACCGGCCAGGCCGGCCGGCAGGCGGCCGAGAGGACTTGTGCCCTCGTGGCCGAGGGCCTGGGGTGCGAGCCCGCCGAGGTACTCGTGTGCTCCACCGGGCTCATCGGGATCCCCCTGCCCGAAGAGCCTCTGTTCGCCGGGATCGGGCCTCTGGTCGAGGCCCGCAAGGGCTCGGAGGCGGCCGGCGCGCTGGCGGCGCAGGCCATCATGACCACCGACACCCGGGTCAAGGAGACCACCGTGGGCACTGGCCTGCTGACCGTCGGGGGGATGGCCAAGGGAGCGGCCATGCTCGCCCCCAACCTGGCCACCATGCTGGCCGTCCTCACGACTGACGCCGAAGCCACCCCCCAGGAGCTGGCCGAGGCCCTGCGGGTGGCCGTGGCCGGCACGTTCAACGCCCTGGTGGTCGACGGCTGCACGTCGACCAACGACACGGTCATCGTGCTGGCCAGCGGCAAGGGCGGGCGCCCCCCGGCGGGCGCGCTGGCTGACGCTCTCACCCTGGCCTGTGCCGACCTGGCCGAGCAGATGGCCGACGACGCCGAGGGGGCGACCAAGGTGGCCACCATCAAGGTGACCGGTGCCCGGTCCTCCGACGACGCCCGGCGGGCCGCCCGCAAGGTGGCCGAGAGCCAGCTCGTGCAGTGCTCGCTGCACGGGGGCGACCCCTACTGGGGCCGCATCGTGAGCGAGCTCGGTTCGTCGGGTGCCGACTTCGACCCCGACCTCGTCCGGGTGTCCTACGGCGGGGTGGTCGTGGCGCGCGACGGGGTGGCCGTCGACCACGACACGGCCCGTGTGCGCGACCACATGGACGGCCGGATGGTCGAGGTGGCCGCCGACCTGGGGCTGGGCGAGGGGGAGGCCACCTTCCTGGCCACGGCCCTGTCGCCCGCCTATATCGACGAGAACATGCGGACATCGTGA
- the pheS gene encoding phenylalanine--tRNA ligase subunit alpha — translation MNEELEAAVKEGAARVAAAATLGELDEVESAVLGRRSAIVAARGRLGQLAPEERRDAGRAVNEARLRLEEEVGARRAALEESERRQRLEAERMDLTEFRPEIDRGHLHLVTQARDQLEDIFVAMGYRVAEGPEVETDWYNFEALNMPPGHPARSMWDTLYVKLGAPESTLLRTHTSPVQIRVMQSEPPPIYVVMPGRCYRRDTPDARHLPVFHQIEGLVVDRGTSFGDLAGTIEAFTEAYFGPAIHSRLRPSFFPFTEPSAEFEVTCIFCEGAGCRVCSHSGWIELGGCGMVDPNVFKAVGLDPEQWQGFAFGFGIDRCAMMRHNVDDLRHFITNDIRFLRQF, via the coding sequence GTGAACGAGGAGCTTGAGGCGGCTGTCAAGGAAGGGGCGGCCCGGGTGGCGGCGGCCGCCACCCTTGGCGAACTGGACGAGGTGGAGAGCGCCGTGCTGGGCCGGCGGTCGGCCATCGTGGCCGCCCGGGGCCGCCTGGGCCAGCTCGCCCCCGAGGAGCGCCGGGACGCGGGCCGGGCCGTCAACGAGGCCCGCCTGCGTCTGGAGGAAGAGGTCGGGGCCCGCCGGGCCGCGCTGGAGGAGTCCGAGCGCCGCCAGCGGCTGGAGGCCGAGCGCATGGACCTCACCGAGTTCCGTCCGGAGATCGACCGGGGCCACCTCCATCTGGTCACCCAGGCGCGCGACCAGCTCGAGGACATCTTCGTGGCCATGGGCTACCGGGTGGCCGAGGGACCGGAGGTGGAGACCGACTGGTACAACTTCGAAGCGCTCAACATGCCGCCCGGCCACCCCGCCCGCAGCATGTGGGACACCCTCTACGTCAAGCTCGGCGCCCCCGAGTCGACCCTGCTGCGCACGCACACGTCGCCTGTGCAGATCAGGGTCATGCAGTCCGAGCCTCCCCCCATCTACGTGGTCATGCCCGGCCGCTGCTACCGCCGCGACACCCCCGATGCCCGCCACCTGCCCGTCTTCCACCAGATCGAGGGCCTGGTGGTCGACCGGGGCACGAGCTTCGGCGACCTGGCGGGCACCATCGAGGCGTTCACCGAGGCCTACTTCGGGCCGGCCATCCACTCCCGGCTGCGGCCCTCGTTCTTCCCGTTCACCGAGCCATCGGCCGAGTTCGAGGTGACGTGCATCTTCTGCGAGGGGGCCGGCTGCCGGGTCTGCTCCCACTCGGGCTGGATCGAACTGGGAGGCTGCGGCATGGTCGACCCCAACGTGTTCAAGGCCGTTGGCCTCGACCCCGAGCAGTGGCAAGGCTTCGCCTTCGGGTTCGGCATCGACCGCTGCGCCATGATGCGCCACAACGTCGACGACCTGCGCCACTTCATCACCAACGACATCCGCTTCCTCCGCCAGTTCTAG
- the rplT gene encoding 50S ribosomal protein L20, which produces MARVKRAVHGRKHHRAVLEQARGYYGNKSRSFKAANEQVMHSGQYAFRDRRARKGDMRQLWIQRINAGARVNGTSYSRFIAGLRTAGVEVDRKVLADLAVSDPPAFAALVKIAAGE; this is translated from the coding sequence ATGGCCAGGGTCAAGCGCGCGGTGCACGGTCGCAAGCACCATCGCGCCGTTCTCGAGCAGGCGCGCGGCTACTACGGCAACAAGAGCCGGTCGTTCAAGGCCGCCAACGAGCAGGTCATGCACTCGGGGCAGTACGCCTTCCGCGACCGCCGGGCGCGCAAGGGTGACATGCGCCAACTGTGGATCCAGCGCATCAACGCCGGCGCCCGGGTCAACGGCACCAGCTACAGCCGCTTCATCGCCGGCCTGCGCACCGCGGGCGTCGAAGTCGACCGAAAGGTTCTGGCCGACCTGGCCGTCAGCGATCCGCCGGCTTTCGCCGCGCTGGTCAAGATCGCGGCCGGGGAGTGA
- the pheT gene encoding phenylalanine--tRNA ligase subunit beta codes for MRVPLSWLRDFAPVEGEPADLAATLSSLGLVVEGIDRVGEGLGDIVVAKVLATAPHPAADKVQLVDVDTGGGEVAHVVCGAFNFGPGDLVPFAPVGARLPGGMQIGRRKVRGQWSEGMLCSGAELALSDDHDGILVLPSGAAEPGSALTEALGIVADCVFDIDVTPNRPDALSIVGVARDLAARLKVPFTVPEPPGLDRAVAGPGSTVVVEAPDLCPRFTATRLRGVAVGPSPAWLANRLTMAGMRPINNVVDISNYVMLEMGQPNHPYDLERLPGGGLLVRRGRTGEVLVTLDGLERALGPDDCVICDAEGTAVGVGGVMGGASSEIGEATTSVLLEAAAFTPLAIALTSKRLGLRTEASVRFERGTDPEGIERSVARFCQLATELAGSTVDGPVVDASVERPARPRVNVRTVKVNSLLGTELTTEDVVGYLEPIGFATEPAGTAGELVVTVPSWRPDSDREADIVEEVARHHGYSRIPRTLPAVARGGGLTAHQRDRRRVRDVLAGAGLSEAWSTSLLAPADLDRCGFGPGAVEVENPLAQEESVLRPSLLPGLLRAVSTNAGHRYPDVRLFEIGKVFLPPAGGQGLPDEPELVGAVLAGADAGAAKVLLDVLTGALRVDAVVLAPSVPPGLHPTRSATVTASDVPVGHVGEVDPDIVAAHGLDGPVAWLELDLGRLLAAPRVGADYRPVSRFPSADFDLAFAVGPEVAAADVEKALRLAAGDLLEDIWLFDVFRGAQLGEGRRSLAFRLRVAAPDRTLGDEELAELRAQAIVAVEKAVGATLRG; via the coding sequence ATGCGAGTCCCCCTGTCGTGGCTGCGCGACTTCGCGCCCGTCGAAGGCGAGCCGGCTGACCTGGCCGCCACCCTGAGCAGCCTGGGCCTGGTGGTCGAGGGCATCGACCGGGTGGGCGAGGGCCTGGGCGACATCGTGGTGGCCAAGGTGCTGGCCACCGCCCCCCACCCGGCGGCCGACAAGGTGCAACTGGTCGACGTCGACACCGGCGGGGGCGAGGTGGCCCACGTGGTGTGCGGGGCCTTCAACTTCGGGCCCGGCGACCTCGTGCCCTTCGCCCCCGTCGGGGCCCGGCTACCGGGGGGCATGCAGATCGGCCGCCGCAAGGTACGCGGCCAGTGGTCGGAGGGGATGCTGTGCTCGGGTGCCGAGCTGGCCCTGTCCGACGACCACGACGGGATCCTCGTGCTCCCATCGGGGGCGGCCGAGCCCGGTTCGGCGCTCACCGAGGCCCTCGGCATCGTGGCCGACTGCGTGTTCGACATCGACGTCACCCCCAACCGCCCCGACGCCCTCTCCATCGTGGGGGTGGCCCGCGACCTCGCGGCCCGGCTGAAGGTCCCCTTCACGGTGCCCGAGCCGCCCGGGCTCGATCGGGCCGTGGCCGGTCCGGGGAGCACGGTCGTCGTCGAGGCCCCCGACCTGTGCCCCCGGTTCACGGCCACCAGGCTGCGGGGCGTGGCCGTCGGCCCGTCCCCGGCGTGGCTGGCCAACCGCCTGACGATGGCCGGTATGCGGCCCATCAACAACGTCGTCGACATCTCCAACTACGTGATGCTGGAGATGGGCCAGCCCAACCACCCGTACGACCTCGAGCGCCTACCCGGCGGCGGCCTGCTCGTCCGCCGGGGCCGGACCGGCGAGGTGCTCGTCACCCTCGACGGCCTGGAGAGGGCCCTGGGCCCCGACGACTGCGTGATCTGCGACGCCGAGGGCACGGCCGTCGGGGTCGGGGGCGTCATGGGCGGGGCGTCGTCGGAGATCGGCGAGGCCACGACGAGCGTGCTCTTGGAGGCGGCCGCATTCACCCCGTTGGCCATCGCCCTCACCTCCAAGCGCCTGGGCTTGCGGACCGAGGCGTCGGTCCGCTTCGAGCGGGGCACCGACCCCGAGGGCATCGAACGGTCCGTGGCCCGCTTCTGCCAACTGGCGACCGAGCTCGCGGGCTCGACCGTAGACGGCCCAGTTGTCGACGCCAGCGTGGAGCGTCCCGCCCGTCCCCGGGTGAACGTGCGCACGGTCAAGGTCAACTCCCTGCTGGGCACCGAGCTGACCACCGAGGATGTCGTCGGGTACCTGGAGCCCATCGGGTTCGCCACCGAGCCCGCGGGCACCGCCGGCGAGCTGGTCGTCACCGTGCCCTCGTGGCGGCCCGACAGCGACCGGGAAGCGGACATCGTCGAGGAGGTGGCCCGCCACCACGGCTACTCGCGCATCCCCCGCACCTTGCCGGCCGTGGCCCGCGGCGGAGGGCTCACCGCCCACCAGCGCGACCGCCGGCGGGTGCGCGACGTGCTGGCCGGGGCCGGCCTGTCGGAGGCCTGGTCGACCTCCCTGCTGGCCCCTGCCGACCTGGACCGGTGCGGCTTCGGGCCCGGTGCCGTCGAGGTGGAGAACCCGCTGGCCCAGGAGGAGTCGGTGCTGCGGCCCTCGCTGCTCCCCGGCCTGCTGCGGGCCGTCTCGACCAACGCCGGCCACCGCTACCCGGACGTACGCCTGTTCGAGATCGGCAAGGTCTTCCTACCCCCGGCCGGTGGCCAGGGCCTGCCCGACGAGCCCGAGCTGGTCGGGGCTGTCCTGGCCGGGGCCGACGCCGGCGCGGCCAAGGTCCTGCTCGACGTCCTCACCGGCGCCCTACGGGTCGACGCGGTGGTGCTGGCCCCGTCGGTACCCCCGGGCCTGCACCCCACCAGGAGCGCCACCGTGACGGCCTCGGACGTGCCCGTAGGCCATGTCGGCGAGGTAGACCCCGACATCGTGGCGGCCCACGGGCTCGACGGGCCGGTGGCGTGGCTCGAGCTGGACCTGGGCCGGCTATTGGCCGCCCCCCGGGTCGGGGCCGACTACCGGCCCGTCAGCCGGTTCCCGTCGGCCGACTTCGACCTGGCGTTCGCGGTCGGTCCCGAGGTGGCCGCGGCCGACGTCGAGAAGGCGTTGCGGCTGGCCGCCGGCGACCTGCTGGAGGACATCTGGCTGTTCGACGTGTTCCGCGGTGCCCAGTTGGGGGAGGGCCGGCGCAGCCTGGCCTTTCGCCTGCGGGTGGCCGCCCCCGACCGGACGCTCGGCGACGAGGAGCTGGCCGAGTTGCGGGCCCAGGCCATCGTCGCCGTGGAGAAGGCCGTGGGCGCCACGCTGCGGGGCTGA
- the rpmI gene encoding 50S ribosomal protein L35, with amino-acid sequence MPKMKTHRGAAKRFKVTGTGRIMRRKAFRAHILEKKPSKRTRRLAQEAEVVGGDKAQVKRLLGL; translated from the coding sequence ATGCCCAAGATGAAGACGCACCGGGGAGCCGCCAAGCGGTTCAAGGTGACCGGCACCGGCCGGATCATGCGCCGCAAGGCGTTCCGCGCCCACATCCTCGAGAAGAAGCCCAGCAAGCGCACGCGGAGGTTGGCCCAGGAGGCCGAGGTCGTCGGCGGTGACAAGGCTCAGGTCAAGAGGCTGCTGGGCCTGTAG
- the infC gene encoding translation initiation factor IF-3 has translation MNDRIRAREVRLVDPDGRQLGIKPLPEALYLARELDMDLVEVAPLADPPVCRILDYGKWKYEAAQRDKESRRKSGNSPIKEMKYRIKIGEADFDTKTRKVSSFLDEGHKVKITIMFKGREMARPELGKRILDRIAEQLAPPAKVEAAPRLDGRNMIMVLAPDKRAKPKENATAS, from the coding sequence ATCAACGACCGCATCCGGGCGCGCGAGGTGCGCTTGGTCGACCCCGATGGGCGCCAGCTCGGCATCAAACCTCTTCCCGAGGCTCTCTATCTGGCTCGCGAGCTGGACATGGACCTCGTGGAAGTGGCGCCGCTCGCCGACCCCCCGGTGTGCCGGATCCTCGACTACGGCAAGTGGAAGTACGAGGCTGCTCAGCGCGACAAGGAGTCGCGCCGCAAGAGCGGCAACTCCCCGATCAAGGAGATGAAGTACCGGATCAAGATCGGCGAGGCCGACTTCGACACCAAGACCCGCAAGGTGTCGAGCTTCCTCGATGAGGGTCACAAGGTGAAGATCACGATCATGTTCAAGGGCCGGGAGATGGCCCGCCCCGAGCTGGGCAAGCGGATCCTCGACCGGATCGCCGAGCAGTTGGCGCCTCCGGCCAAGGTCGAAGCCGCTCCCCGCCTCGACGGGCGCAACATGATCATGGTCCTGGCCCCCGACAAGAGGGCCAAGCCCAAGGAGAACGCGACGGCGTCCTGA
- the argC gene encoding N-acetyl-gamma-glutamyl-phosphate reductase, which produces MATVGIIGGSGYTGGELLRLCAGHPELDVAWATGDSQAGTRVASLYPSLTAAYPSLAFEAYRPELAQGVDLVFLALPHGASQAIVPGLLDHGPKVVDLAADFRLLDTASYEQWYGEPHACPDILGRLAYGLPELNREAVAKADGVAAPGCYPTAATLALAPLVRAGLIEPQGIVVDAASGVSGAGRGLKHTTHFGTVNEDFVAYGLLDHRHTPEIEQAVAAFGQARGGVQVLFTPHLVPMTRGILATCYARPAAGAELSTGTLLEALAAAYETEPFVVVAEAPPSTKAAWGSNTAHLSARYDPRTGWVMALAAIDNLVKGASGQAVQCANLLLGLEERAGLASVGVYP; this is translated from the coding sequence ATGGCAACCGTGGGGATTATCGGGGGGTCCGGGTACACGGGGGGCGAGCTCCTGCGCCTGTGCGCCGGCCACCCCGAGCTCGACGTGGCGTGGGCCACGGGGGATAGCCAGGCTGGTACGCGGGTCGCTTCGCTCTACCCCAGCCTGACCGCCGCCTACCCGAGCCTGGCCTTCGAGGCTTACCGGCCGGAACTGGCCCAGGGCGTCGACCTCGTCTTCCTGGCCCTGCCCCACGGGGCTTCCCAGGCCATCGTGCCTGGCCTGCTCGACCACGGCCCCAAGGTCGTCGACCTGGCAGCCGACTTCCGCCTTCTCGACACCGCGTCCTACGAGCAGTGGTACGGCGAGCCCCACGCCTGTCCCGACATCCTCGGGAGACTGGCCTACGGCCTGCCCGAGCTGAACCGGGAGGCCGTGGCCAAGGCCGATGGGGTGGCCGCCCCCGGGTGTTACCCCACGGCCGCCACCTTGGCCTTGGCCCCGCTGGTGCGGGCCGGGCTGATCGAGCCCCAGGGGATCGTGGTCGACGCCGCCAGTGGTGTATCGGGAGCCGGGCGGGGCCTCAAGCACACGACCCACTTCGGCACGGTAAACGAGGACTTCGTGGCCTACGGCCTGCTCGACCACCGCCACACGCCCGAGATCGAACAGGCCGTGGCCGCCTTCGGGCAGGCCAGGGGCGGGGTGCAGGTGCTGTTCACGCCCCACCTGGTGCCTATGACCCGGGGGATCCTGGCCACCTGTTACGCCCGCCCGGCGGCGGGCGCTGAGCTGTCCACCGGCACCCTCCTGGAGGCCCTGGCGGCGGCCTACGAGACCGAGCCTTTCGTGGTGGTAGCCGAGGCCCCGCCGTCCACCAAGGCGGCCTGGGGCTCGAACACCGCCCACCTGAGCGCCCGCTACGACCCCCGCACCGGCTGGGTGATGGCCCTGGCGGCCATCGACAACCTGGTCAAGGGAGCCTCCGGCCAGGCCGTCCAGTGTGCCAACCTGCTGCTCGGCCTAGAGGAGCGGGCCGGGCTGGCCTCGGTCGGCGTGTACCCGTGA
- a CDS encoding DUF3105 domain-containing protein → MRRAGPLTAMALLAVLVLAACGDGGSSGAPSGAGVSSGALDARVERFTVNSANHVNGQVNYAQTPPVGGDHNAAWLNCGYYPQAVIVEMAVHSMEHGAVWVTYRPSLPSDQVDILRAFARSNRYVLVSPWADDTLPAPVVASAWGLQVQAGTAEDPVVAAFVETYANGPQTPEPGAPCSGGVGSPS, encoded by the coding sequence ATGCGACGAGCCGGGCCCCTGACCGCGATGGCCCTGCTCGCCGTCCTGGTGCTCGCGGCGTGCGGCGATGGAGGCTCTTCTGGCGCCCCCTCGGGGGCAGGCGTCTCCTCGGGCGCCCTCGACGCCCGGGTCGAGCGTTTCACGGTCAACAGCGCCAACCACGTCAACGGCCAGGTCAACTACGCCCAGACCCCGCCCGTCGGGGGCGACCACAACGCCGCCTGGCTCAACTGCGGTTACTACCCCCAGGCCGTGATCGTAGAGATGGCTGTGCACTCCATGGAGCACGGCGCCGTCTGGGTCACCTACCGGCCCAGCCTGCCCTCGGACCAGGTCGACATCCTGCGAGCCTTCGCCCGCTCCAACCGTTACGTGCTCGTCTCGCCCTGGGCCGACGACACCCTGCCCGCCCCCGTGGTGGCCTCGGCCTGGGGCCTGCAGGTCCAGGCGGGTACGGCCGAGGACCCGGTGGTGGCCGCCTTCGTGGAGACCTACGCCAACGGCCCCCAGACCCCCGAGCCCGGCGCCCCCTGCTCGGGCGGGGTCGGCTCCCCCTCCTGA
- a CDS encoding TlpA disulfide reductase family protein — translation MVAAVVAVAALAAAGYFFGTDAPGPARSAGGVAPDIVLPDLRSDRTVTLAELRGKPVVLNFFASWCVPCRKELPAFQAASVRLGGQVAFLGIDHQDDREGGLRLLSETGVTYPTGYDPDGKVATSYDLFGMPTTVFISADGRILDKHTGELTESQLLATVARLFEIEP, via the coding sequence GTGGTGGCGGCTGTGGTGGCCGTGGCCGCCCTGGCCGCCGCCGGCTACTTCTTCGGGACCGACGCACCGGGGCCGGCCCGCTCGGCCGGAGGGGTTGCCCCCGACATCGTGCTGCCCGACCTGCGCAGCGACCGGACCGTGACCCTGGCCGAGCTCCGGGGCAAGCCCGTGGTGCTCAACTTCTTCGCATCGTGGTGCGTCCCATGCCGCAAGGAGCTCCCCGCTTTCCAGGCGGCGTCGGTCCGCCTGGGCGGCCAGGTGGCGTTCCTGGGCATCGACCACCAGGACGACCGTGAGGGCGGGCTGCGCCTGCTGTCCGAGACGGGCGTGACCTACCCGACGGGCTACGACCCCGACGGGAAGGTGGCCACCTCCTACGACCTGTTCGGCATGCCCACGACCGTCTTCATATCGGCCGACGGCCGCATCCTCGACAAACACACGGGCGAGCTGACCGAGAGCCAGCTCCTGGCCACCGTGGCCCGGCTGTTCGAGATCGAGCCGTGA